A window of Leptospira fainei serovar Hurstbridge str. BUT 6 contains these coding sequences:
- a CDS encoding transketolase family protein: MGAPSVSTSDQKATRDGYGDALHELGAERKDIVVLDADLSGSTKTNKFAKAYPDRFFNIGVAEQNLVGHAAGLALAGYVPFASSFAMFLSGRAWEVVRNSVVYPFLNVKLVASHGGITVGEDGASHQCIEDFGTMRVIPEMVVICPSDYNETKQVIHAIADYKGPVYVRVGRPNVPLIERENYKFEIGKAEVIREGKDVLIIANGVLVNEAMIAVKELESLGVQATLLNMATIKPIDKDAILKYAKLCGVVITCEEHNVVGGLGSAVSEFLSEEYPVRILKLGMKDTFGKSGTWSGLLDYFGLRAKNIVELARKAIQLK; this comes from the coding sequence ATGGGCGCTCCTTCCGTTTCCACTTCCGACCAAAAGGCTACCCGAGACGGGTACGGAGACGCTCTGCACGAATTGGGAGCGGAACGAAAGGACATTGTCGTCTTGGATGCGGACCTTTCCGGTTCGACCAAGACGAATAAATTTGCCAAAGCTTATCCGGATCGATTTTTCAATATCGGAGTCGCGGAGCAAAATTTAGTGGGGCATGCGGCCGGTCTTGCTTTGGCCGGCTACGTACCGTTTGCCTCTTCCTTTGCGATGTTTTTATCCGGAAGAGCTTGGGAAGTCGTTCGTAATAGCGTAGTTTACCCATTTTTGAACGTTAAACTAGTCGCTTCTCACGGAGGGATTACCGTCGGGGAAGACGGTGCATCTCACCAATGTATCGAAGATTTTGGAACCATGAGAGTCATTCCGGAAATGGTCGTGATTTGCCCGTCGGACTATAACGAGACTAAGCAAGTAATTCACGCGATCGCAGATTATAAAGGCCCCGTTTATGTAAGAGTTGGACGTCCTAACGTGCCTCTAATTGAACGGGAAAATTATAAATTTGAAATCGGTAAAGCGGAGGTAATCCGCGAAGGTAAGGACGTCCTAATTATCGCCAACGGGGTTCTCGTAAACGAAGCGATGATCGCCGTGAAAGAATTGGAATCATTAGGCGTACAGGCGACTCTATTGAATATGGCGACGATTAAACCGATCGACAAGGACGCTATTTTAAAATATGCGAAACTTTGCGGTGTTGTCATTACTTGCGAAGAGCATAATGTGGTGGGCGGACTCGGATCTGCAGTTAGCGAATTTCTATCCGAAGAATATCCGGTTAGAATCCTAAAATTAGGAATGAAAGATACCTTCGGAAAATCGGGAACCTGGTCGGGATTGCTCGACTATTTTGGTCTAAGAGCCAAGAATATAGTGGAATTAGCCCGGAAGGCGATTCAATTAAAATAG
- the metK gene encoding methionine adenosyltransferase translates to MSLKDFIFTSESVSEGHPDKVCDQISDAILDAYLAQDPKSRVACESLVTTNLVVVAGEVTSKGKVDAAEIARDVIRDIGYTDITMGFDADFAVVSTHIHAQSPDISQGVTEGEGLFKEQGAGDQGLMFGFAINETPELMPMPIYYSHELVKYLAQIRHAKRFAWLRPDVKSQVTVEYKDGKPVRVDTVVISTQHTPDVNHKTIEETVIEECIKKVIPANFLKDTKFFINPTGQFIIGGPHGDTGLTGRKIIVDTYGGYGRHGGGAFSGKDPSKVDRSAAYMGRYIAKNVVAAGLASQCEVQLAYAIGVAEPVSVHVDTFGTGTLPEAEIVKRIRANFKLTPRGITESLKLLEKGRKYRETAAYGHFGRSGETFTWEKTDKAEALKG, encoded by the coding sequence ATGTCCCTGAAAGACTTTATCTTCACTTCGGAATCGGTCTCGGAAGGCCACCCCGACAAGGTCTGCGATCAAATTTCAGACGCTATTCTCGACGCGTATCTCGCACAGGATCCGAAATCAAGGGTTGCCTGTGAATCTTTGGTGACGACCAACCTCGTCGTAGTTGCCGGCGAAGTGACTAGCAAAGGAAAGGTGGACGCCGCCGAAATCGCCAGGGACGTGATCCGTGATATAGGGTATACCGATATAACTATGGGATTCGATGCCGATTTCGCAGTCGTCTCGACTCATATACACGCACAAAGTCCTGATATTTCTCAGGGTGTTACTGAAGGGGAAGGGCTCTTTAAAGAGCAAGGCGCTGGTGATCAGGGGCTGATGTTCGGTTTCGCGATCAACGAAACTCCTGAACTTATGCCGATGCCTATTTACTATTCTCACGAACTAGTCAAATATCTTGCGCAGATTAGACATGCAAAGAGATTCGCTTGGCTTCGTCCTGATGTGAAATCTCAAGTTACCGTCGAATACAAGGACGGAAAACCGGTTCGCGTGGATACGGTCGTTATTTCGACTCAACATACGCCCGATGTAAATCACAAGACGATCGAAGAAACCGTGATTGAGGAATGTATTAAGAAAGTAATTCCCGCAAACTTTTTGAAAGACACGAAATTCTTTATTAATCCAACCGGTCAATTCATCATAGGCGGACCTCATGGAGATACCGGTTTGACCGGTCGTAAAATTATCGTGGATACTTACGGCGGTTACGGCCGTCACGGCGGGGGAGCTTTCTCCGGAAAAGATCCTTCCAAAGTGGATCGTTCCGCAGCCTACATGGGCCGTTATATTGCTAAGAATGTTGTAGCTGCCGGACTAGCTTCGCAGTGCGAGGTTCAATTAGCGTATGCCATCGGAGTCGCCGAGCCGGTTTCCGTTCACGTTGATACGTTCGGTACTGGAACGCTTCCCGAGGCGGAGATCGTAAAACGGATTCGCGCCAATTTTAAACTCACTCCTCGTGGAATTACCGAATCGCTCAAACTTCTGGAAAAAGGAAGAAAATACCGCGAAACGGCTGCTTACGGTCATTTTGGTCGCAGCGGAGAAACGTTTACCTGGGAAAAAACCGACAAAGCAGAGGCTTTGAAAGGCTGA
- a CDS encoding ParB N-terminal domain-containing protein produces the protein MKIRVSDIKVKNRIRKDLGDLQSLRTSIQTLGLLHPIIIDLDNKLVSGERRLECVKSLGWEYVDVRIVDVQSKKERIMIEAEENNVRLPFSSEEQDRVRKLLQRYSYTGFLGRLWAWLLDLWDWFIDWISRK, from the coding sequence ATGAAAATTCGGGTTTCCGATATCAAGGTCAAAAATCGAATTCGCAAGGATTTAGGTGACCTCCAAAGCCTTCGCACTTCTATTCAAACTTTAGGTCTCTTACATCCGATCATAATCGATTTAGACAATAAACTGGTTTCCGGGGAAAGACGGCTTGAGTGCGTTAAGTCTCTCGGTTGGGAATATGTGGATGTGAGAATCGTTGACGTTCAAAGCAAAAAGGAACGAATCATGATTGAGGCGGAAGAAAATAATGTCCGCTTACCTTTCTCCTCCGAAGAACAGGATAGAGTTCGAAAACTCTTGCAACGATATTCTTATACCGGCTTTTTAGGACGACTTTGGGCCTGGTTATTGGATCTTTGGGACTGGTTTATTGACTGGATTTCCAGGAAATAA
- the lipL32 gene encoding major surface lipoprotein LipL32, with protein sequence MKKSLILMVSAILASFTACHGGLPSLKSSMPLPDTGFSAPSVPGVAAPKPMLGYSETVNYWGFIKPGQKSDGIVDGNKKAYYLYVWVPAAVAEIGVRMISPTGEIGEPSSSDIVSDSFKAATPEEKSMPNWFDTWIRVERMAAIMPDQIEAASKKPAVQKLKDDDDGDDTYHEERHAKYNSLTRITIPSIPKSLEELKNIDTKKLLVRGLYRISFTTYKPGEVKGSFVATVGVLGVPGTPGLSPIVHSNPVELEKQAIAAEEALKKALSGSK encoded by the coding sequence ATGAAAAAGTCTTTGATTCTTATGGTTTCTGCAATTCTTGCCAGCTTTACTGCTTGCCATGGCGGATTACCATCTCTTAAAAGCTCCATGCCACTCCCAGACACCGGATTTAGTGCTCCGTCAGTTCCGGGCGTTGCAGCTCCAAAACCGATGTTAGGTTATTCTGAAACTGTTAACTACTGGGGATTCATCAAGCCTGGTCAAAAAAGTGACGGAATTGTAGACGGAAATAAAAAAGCATATTATCTATATGTTTGGGTTCCTGCTGCAGTTGCTGAAATCGGTGTTCGTATGATTTCCCCTACCGGCGAAATCGGTGAACCAAGTTCTTCCGACATCGTGAGTGATAGCTTCAAAGCTGCAACTCCGGAAGAAAAAAGTATGCCGAACTGGTTCGATACTTGGATCCGTGTTGAGCGTATGGCAGCAATAATGCCAGACCAAATCGAAGCAGCTTCTAAAAAACCGGCCGTTCAAAAACTGAAAGATGATGATGACGGCGATGACACTTACCATGAAGAGCGTCACGCAAAATACAACTCTCTTACTCGGATCACCATTCCGAGCATTCCCAAAAGCTTGGAAGAGTTGAAAAACATCGACACCAAAAAACTTTTAGTTCGCGGTTTATACAGAATTTCTTTCACTACCTACAAACCAGGTGAAGTGAAAGGATCGTTCGTTGCTACTGTCGGCGTTTTAGGCGTTCCTGGAACTCCTGGACTTTCTCCGATCGTTCATTCCAATCCTGTTGAATTAGAAAAACAAGCTATTGCTGCAGAAGAAGCTCTTAAGAAAGCTCTTTCTGGATCTAAATAA
- a CDS encoding acyl-CoA dehydrogenase family protein: MIENNYFIENEDLSQQVQSIIDWKEIVESFEQGFKDHKEFERTGAEELAMAPSSVQEAVEYYKSILESAGEIAGLEIAPKAKEMDAEGLKYSDGKVIFPRAMIEGLTKVKEAGILPYSIGRKFGGLGIPATIQAMLMEIFSRADGAFAIAIGCMNLAETIERFGSEEMIREYVPKMATGDLCGAMALTEPNYGSDLPNLQTKAIKDSSGTWKITGAKRFITHGCGFGNIPSVILTLARTGSPTSGARGLSFFLVKSGDVQIAGIEKKMGLHCSPTCEVVYENSSGILIGEEGYGLVRYSMAMMNGARLSIAAQALGIGTAAYYEAKKYAEEREQFGKKIQNIPAVRKMLESMDREIAAMRAILQEASRSIDLYHWKSEHLKEAGVDEREIKKDETIRKWEKLANLFTPLSKYYITEQANKIAYDGLQIHGGAGYTYDYDISRIVRDVRITNIYEGTTQLQIVAAIGGVVSGLSLKGHLRQYLDEEIANFPSSPLLSKVKEKLEINYGIYTSLENGEDKDEVAFELVESAARTINGLLLERGANKLSGKRKETRLALAADYNLDSMAILESHRIRIQNKVR; the protein is encoded by the coding sequence ATGATCGAAAACAATTACTTCATAGAAAACGAAGATTTATCGCAACAAGTCCAGTCGATTATAGACTGGAAAGAAATAGTAGAGTCTTTCGAGCAAGGATTCAAAGACCATAAAGAATTCGAGCGCACAGGTGCGGAGGAATTGGCAATGGCCCCGAGTTCCGTCCAAGAAGCGGTAGAATATTATAAATCCATATTAGAGTCCGCAGGTGAAATTGCGGGACTTGAAATTGCACCGAAAGCGAAAGAAATGGATGCGGAAGGTTTAAAGTATTCTGACGGTAAAGTCATCTTTCCTCGAGCCATGATAGAAGGCTTAACAAAAGTGAAGGAGGCAGGTATTTTACCCTACTCCATCGGACGCAAATTCGGAGGGTTAGGAATTCCGGCCACGATTCAAGCGATGCTTATGGAAATTTTTTCCCGGGCGGACGGGGCATTTGCGATCGCAATCGGTTGTATGAATCTAGCGGAGACGATTGAACGCTTTGGATCGGAAGAAATGATCCGGGAATATGTTCCTAAAATGGCGACCGGCGACCTCTGCGGCGCAATGGCCTTAACCGAACCTAACTATGGCTCCGATCTTCCGAATCTACAAACTAAGGCAATCAAAGACTCTTCCGGAACATGGAAAATCACCGGAGCGAAACGATTCATTACTCACGGTTGCGGGTTCGGGAATATTCCTTCGGTCATTCTAACTCTTGCTAGGACCGGCAGTCCGACGAGCGGAGCAAGGGGACTTTCTTTTTTTCTAGTAAAAAGCGGCGATGTTCAAATCGCCGGGATAGAGAAGAAAATGGGACTTCATTGTTCGCCGACATGCGAGGTGGTCTATGAGAATTCATCGGGAATTCTCATAGGAGAGGAAGGTTACGGTTTAGTACGATACTCGATGGCGATGATGAATGGAGCCAGACTTTCGATCGCAGCTCAAGCCCTAGGGATTGGAACTGCGGCCTACTACGAAGCAAAAAAATATGCCGAAGAGCGTGAACAGTTCGGAAAGAAAATTCAGAACATTCCCGCCGTCAGAAAAATGCTGGAATCGATGGATAGAGAAATCGCCGCGATGCGAGCCATTCTGCAAGAAGCCTCCCGATCTATCGATCTATATCATTGGAAATCCGAGCATCTCAAAGAAGCCGGTGTCGATGAAAGAGAAATTAAGAAGGACGAAACCATTCGCAAATGGGAAAAGCTGGCAAACCTCTTCACCCCGCTCTCTAAATACTATATCACCGAACAAGCGAACAAAATCGCGTATGATGGATTGCAAATTCACGGGGGCGCCGGATATACGTATGATTACGATATTTCTCGAATCGTCCGGGACGTGCGAATCACCAACATTTATGAAGGGACAACTCAATTACAGATAGTCGCCGCAATCGGCGGTGTTGTTTCGGGTTTAAGTCTCAAAGGGCATTTAAGGCAATATTTGGACGAGGAAATCGCAAACTTCCCAAGTAGCCCATTGCTTTCTAAAGTAAAAGAGAAATTAGAAATAAATTATGGTATCTACACATCGCTCGAAAACGGAGAGGATAAAGATGAAGTGGCATTCGAGTTAGTCGAATCTGCTGCCAGAACCATTAACGGACTTCTGCTTGAAAGAGGGGCGAATAAACTTTCCGGAAAACGAAAGGAAACTCGCCTCGCTTTAGCAGCCGATTACAATCTCGACAGCATGGCAATTCTGGAAAGTCACCGGATCCGAATTCAAAATAAGGTCCGATAA
- a CDS encoding oxidoreductase produces MKNRIAVVAGGTGLVGSQLVRELLLDADWDKVYMIVRRPLSWSHPKLEPILVDWNHFPDLPKGVTDAFSALGTTIKQAGSREDFRKVDFDYAITFAKAAKSIGAKGFSLVSALGADPESIVFYNKVKGELEREISRLGFEYLGIFRPSLLEGDRKEFRIGEKIGAILAIFLNPILIGPLKKYRSIEGTVVAKAMLNVAWADLRGNIIIDSDKIQELGSSNVRAKISEILKKEI; encoded by the coding sequence ATGAAAAATCGAATCGCGGTCGTTGCAGGCGGAACCGGCTTGGTCGGAAGCCAATTAGTAAGAGAGCTTTTGCTTGATGCCGATTGGGACAAGGTTTACATGATAGTTCGTAGACCTTTATCTTGGTCTCATCCGAAGCTGGAGCCGATACTTGTGGATTGGAATCATTTTCCCGATCTTCCGAAAGGTGTTACCGATGCATTTTCCGCTTTGGGTACGACCATTAAACAAGCTGGATCTCGAGAGGATTTTCGAAAGGTGGACTTTGATTATGCGATTACTTTTGCTAAGGCCGCTAAATCGATAGGTGCAAAGGGATTTTCCTTAGTTAGCGCCTTAGGAGCCGATCCGGAATCAATCGTATTTTATAATAAAGTAAAAGGCGAATTGGAACGGGAAATTTCTCGATTAGGATTCGAATATCTGGGCATTTTCAGACCTTCTCTTTTGGAAGGCGATCGAAAGGAATTCAGAATAGGCGAGAAGATAGGCGCGATACTCGCTATATTCTTAAATCCGATTTTGATCGGACCGTTAAAAAAATACCGTTCTATTGAGGGAACGGTGGTCGCTAAAGCGATGTTAAACGTCGCCTGGGCTGATCTAAGAGGCAATATTATAATCGATTCCGATAAAATTCAAGAGTTAGGTTCCTCTAACGTTCGGGCTAAAATATCCGAAATATTGAAAAAAGAAATTTAG
- a CDS encoding adenylate/guanylate cyclase domain-containing protein: MDDSSRKVVENEEKIGAYVSNGFRYILLVFFAFQLLANLHTGNSWINGIGISLFAVITVGHSVIIRTCPRWAISVYSYIALVSDFAIISGVLISYTFLTSPENLGFALKNPIQSFFFFPLAFSLVQFRLRLVLLSVILYYTFYFGLFAYAEYAGKITYATDWKDYVMGPNFLLADAFAGRPLVYLILAFFFCFGILRTLIMIRRIGEAEAQRSLLSRYFSPGMVTEMMANPAVLTGRRQTATILFTDIRNFTALSENMDPVELGKFLSSIRETLTECVFEFGGTLDKYIGDAVMATFGTPYPSDDPAADAIKALSCGKRMLERLGDFNVKRMANGHPPVSIGIGIHTGEVFSGNIETSQRAEFTVIGDAVNTASRIESLTKNFGKEFLVSEETWRLAGANFNGETLPPVQVKGKEKMVTVIAVGI; this comes from the coding sequence ATGGACGATTCCTCGAGAAAGGTGGTCGAAAATGAGGAAAAAATCGGGGCGTACGTATCCAACGGGTTTAGATATATTTTACTCGTATTCTTTGCATTTCAACTCTTGGCGAATTTGCACACGGGTAACTCTTGGATTAACGGTATCGGTATCAGTCTATTTGCCGTCATAACCGTCGGGCATAGTGTCATCATTCGAACCTGCCCTCGTTGGGCGATTTCCGTTTACTCATACATTGCCCTTGTGTCAGATTTTGCGATTATATCCGGCGTATTGATTTCATACACATTCTTGACGAGTCCGGAGAATTTAGGTTTCGCTTTAAAGAATCCGATTCAAAGTTTCTTCTTTTTTCCCTTGGCGTTTTCTCTCGTACAATTTCGTTTACGCTTGGTTCTCCTAAGCGTTATACTCTATTATACGTTCTATTTCGGCCTTTTCGCTTATGCGGAGTACGCCGGTAAAATCACTTACGCAACCGACTGGAAAGATTATGTAATGGGACCGAATTTCCTACTGGCAGATGCTTTCGCCGGTCGTCCATTAGTGTATCTAATCCTAGCGTTTTTCTTTTGTTTTGGGATATTAAGAACGCTGATTATGATTCGAAGGATTGGAGAGGCGGAAGCTCAGAGAAGTTTGCTTTCCCGCTATTTTTCGCCAGGAATGGTTACGGAGATGATGGCTAATCCTGCAGTACTCACAGGTAGGAGACAAACCGCTACTATTTTATTTACCGATATCCGAAACTTCACGGCTCTTTCGGAAAATATGGATCCCGTAGAGCTTGGTAAATTTCTTTCATCTATCCGCGAGACATTAACGGAATGCGTTTTTGAATTCGGAGGTACCTTAGACAAATACATAGGAGATGCAGTGATGGCGACGTTCGGAACCCCATATCCTTCCGATGATCCGGCTGCGGATGCAATCAAGGCTCTTAGTTGCGGGAAACGAATGTTAGAACGTTTGGGCGATTTTAATGTTAAACGAATGGCAAACGGGCATCCGCCGGTCAGCATTGGTATCGGAATTCATACGGGTGAAGTATTTTCGGGAAATATAGAAACAAGCCAAAGAGCCGAATTTACGGTTATCGGAGACGCCGTGAATACCGCCTCACGAATCGAATCGTTAACCAAGAATTTTGGGAAAGAATTCTTGGTGTCGGAGGAAACTTGGAGACTCGCAGGAGCGAATTTTAACGGGGAAACGCTTCCTCCAGTTCAAGTGAAGGGAAAAGAAAAAATGGTCACCGTCATCGCCGTAGGAATATGA